A genomic stretch from Falsibacillus albus includes:
- the deoD gene encoding purine-nucleoside phosphorylase, with protein sequence MSIHIGAKENEIAETVLLPGDPLRAKYIAENFLEDAVCYNEVRNMFGYTGTYKGHRISVQGTGMGVPSISIYINELMQSYNVQNLIRVGTCGAIQKDVKVRDVILAMTSSTDSQMNRLTFNGIDYSPTANFDLLKRAYDAGIEKGLNLKVGNVFTADMFYNDNAEHEKWAQYGILALEMETSALYTLAAKYGRNALSVLTVSDHILTGEETSAEERQTTFNDMIEVALEAAIKNK encoded by the coding sequence ATGAGTATACATATTGGTGCAAAAGAAAATGAAATTGCAGAAACGGTCCTATTGCCAGGTGACCCACTGCGTGCAAAATATATTGCAGAAAATTTCCTGGAAGATGCGGTTTGCTATAATGAAGTTCGAAACATGTTCGGATATACAGGCACATACAAAGGCCACCGAATTTCCGTTCAAGGCACGGGGATGGGAGTCCCTTCCATTTCTATATATATCAATGAACTGATGCAAAGCTATAATGTCCAAAACCTGATCCGTGTAGGGACATGCGGAGCCATTCAAAAAGATGTTAAAGTAAGGGATGTCATCCTTGCCATGACATCCTCGACAGATTCCCAAATGAATAGGCTAACATTTAACGGAATTGACTATTCCCCAACAGCAAACTTCGATTTATTGAAGCGGGCTTACGATGCGGGGATAGAAAAGGGATTAAACCTAAAAGTAGGGAATGTATTTACAGCAGATATGTTCTACAACGATAATGCAGAACATGAAAAATGGGCGCAATATGGAATCCTGGCACTCGAAATGGAAACTTCCGCCCTTTATACTTTGGCTGCAAAGTATGGAAGAAATGCACTTTCCGTTTTGACTGTAAGCGACCACATCCTAACTGGTGAAGAAACCTCCGCAGAGGAACGCCAAACAACTTTCAATGATATGATTGAAGTCGCATTGGAAGCAGCGATCAAAAATAAATAA
- a CDS encoding D-alanyl-D-alanine carboxypeptidase family protein gives MKRFLIVASAVVLLSGCSIPFIDKMKIDDSTEHKDSAPAENGENQNQSNQQADESSGGQSNGESGPTLQAAYFNQIKEVNGQKVIQNPSNILALVNKEFALPSTYAPADLVRPKVAFAFGDQDIEKSYMREEAASALEKMFGAAKNDGIILYAASGYRSYQRQSALLQAEIKNVGKEKAVQAVATPGQSEHQSGLAMDITSKQEKFLLTEHFEQTKEGIWLHDHAHEYGFILRYPKGKEGITGYEYEPWHFRYVGVKAAKEIFEHDWTLEEYFQQVKKV, from the coding sequence ATGAAACGTTTTTTGATTGTAGCATCAGCAGTTGTCCTATTGAGCGGGTGCAGCATCCCATTCATTGATAAAATGAAAATTGACGACTCAACAGAGCATAAAGACAGCGCCCCTGCAGAAAATGGGGAGAATCAGAATCAATCAAATCAACAGGCGGATGAAAGCAGCGGCGGGCAAAGTAATGGAGAATCCGGCCCTACATTACAAGCCGCTTATTTTAATCAAATCAAGGAAGTTAACGGGCAAAAAGTCATTCAAAACCCGTCCAATATCTTGGCTTTAGTGAATAAAGAATTTGCACTGCCATCAACCTATGCACCCGCTGATTTAGTAAGGCCTAAGGTTGCTTTTGCATTTGGTGATCAGGACATTGAAAAAAGCTACATGAGGGAGGAAGCTGCCTCGGCTTTGGAAAAAATGTTCGGCGCTGCAAAGAATGATGGAATCATCCTTTATGCCGCTTCAGGTTATCGTTCCTATCAGCGCCAATCTGCTCTTTTACAAGCTGAAATAAAAAATGTCGGGAAAGAAAAAGCGGTACAAGCTGTTGCTACTCCCGGTCAAAGTGAACATCAATCCGGATTGGCCATGGATATTACGAGCAAACAGGAAAAATTCCTGCTGACAGAGCATTTTGAGCAAACGAAGGAAGGGATCTGGCTTCATGATCATGCTCATGAATATGGATTCATCCTTCGATACCCTAAAGGCAAAGAAGGAATAACCGGATACGAATATGAACCTTGGCATTTCAGATATGTCGGGGTAAAAGCTGCAAAAGAAATATTTGAGCATGACTGGACGCTTGAAGAATATTTCCAACAAGTGAAGAAAGTATAA
- a CDS encoding YitT family protein — translation MEKIRKFTLLTIGSILIAVGINAFFVPHQLLDGGMIGIGLIIHYIFHIQPGLSVIVLSIPLYIIAWFSFRPLFFNSLHGMLLSSFLIDFFYPISFWVKLPIIFSSILGGIFVGLGIGLLLRAEAASGGIDLLAQMVGKTKGWNVGIIIFALDSLIIITGALVIGKDAFLFSLLAITTIGFFTSVLSLKEGTGHS, via the coding sequence ATGGAGAAGATTCGAAAATTCACTCTTTTAACCATAGGAAGTATATTAATTGCAGTCGGGATCAATGCTTTCTTTGTACCTCATCAATTACTTGATGGAGGGATGATTGGCATTGGCCTCATCATTCATTATATATTTCATATCCAGCCGGGGCTGTCGGTCATTGTTTTAAGTATTCCATTGTACATTATAGCTTGGTTTTCGTTTCGGCCATTATTTTTCAATAGCCTTCATGGCATGCTGCTATCATCTTTTTTGATAGATTTTTTTTATCCGATCTCGTTTTGGGTCAAATTACCGATTATCTTCAGCTCAATATTGGGAGGCATTTTCGTTGGATTAGGCATCGGCCTTCTCCTGCGTGCCGAGGCTGCATCGGGCGGAATCGATCTATTGGCGCAAATGGTGGGCAAGACAAAGGGTTGGAATGTGGGGATCATTATATTTGCTTTGGATTCCCTGATCATCATCACAGGTGCATTGGTCATCGGAAAGGATGCATTTTTATTTTCGCTCCTGGCGATAACGACAATCGGCTTTTTTACATCGGTTTTGTCTCTAAAAGAGGGGACGGGACATTCATGA
- a CDS encoding lmo1851 family serine protease yields the protein MENEKNEVESKHEGNSGFIKMRKFSFVMLMFFLVFATAGITTFALAFGDEKAVNVGVPERPEFKKLYDTYDELKKKYYKDLDQDKLVNGAINGMIESLDDPYSDYMTQDEANKFHESISSSFQGIGAEIQEKNGNITVVSPIKGSPAEKAGIKPNDVILKVDGKSIHGMSATDAVMLIRGKKGTDVTLTIQRPGTEDTTDIKITRDNIPINTVHAEMMDNKVAKIQVTSFSENTYKEFVDAINEMEKQGMKGMVIDLRQNPGGLLDQAIKMSNLFVPEGKLIVQVEYKSGKRDKYTAEKGKKIDVPVSVLIDGGSASASEIFSSALSQSANIPLVGEKSFGKGTVQSAADFPDGSNLKFTEAKWLTPNGDWIHKKGIVPDYQVKLPSYADLPYLNPDKELKKDMVSSDVKAAEEMLQAVGLKPGKVDGYYDDNTAAAVKQLQKADKLEVTGILKGDTTLDLMDKVREKLINNDTQVKKAVEVLQEKLK from the coding sequence TTGGAAAATGAAAAAAATGAGGTTGAATCAAAACATGAGGGAAACTCTGGATTCATCAAAATGAGAAAATTCTCGTTTGTCATGCTGATGTTCTTTCTTGTCTTTGCGACAGCGGGAATCACAACATTTGCATTGGCATTCGGCGATGAAAAGGCAGTGAATGTGGGAGTTCCCGAACGTCCGGAGTTTAAAAAGCTCTACGACACATATGATGAACTAAAGAAAAAGTACTATAAAGACTTAGATCAGGACAAGCTTGTCAATGGTGCAATCAATGGGATGATCGAATCTTTGGACGATCCATATTCCGATTATATGACCCAGGATGAAGCCAATAAGTTTCATGAAAGCATTTCTTCGTCCTTTCAAGGGATAGGTGCTGAAATCCAGGAAAAGAACGGAAACATTACAGTGGTATCTCCAATCAAAGGCTCTCCTGCTGAAAAAGCCGGGATCAAGCCGAATGATGTGATCCTAAAGGTTGACGGCAAAAGCATCCATGGAATGAGCGCAACCGATGCGGTGATGTTGATCCGCGGGAAAAAGGGCACGGATGTCACTTTGACGATTCAAAGACCGGGGACAGAAGATACGACGGATATAAAAATTACGAGAGACAATATTCCAATCAATACTGTCCATGCTGAAATGATGGACAATAAGGTTGCCAAGATCCAGGTTACCAGTTTCTCCGAAAACACCTATAAAGAATTTGTAGATGCCATCAATGAAATGGAAAAGCAAGGAATGAAAGGAATGGTCATCGACTTAAGGCAAAATCCAGGCGGTCTGTTGGATCAAGCGATCAAGATGTCCAATCTATTTGTTCCAGAAGGTAAATTGATTGTTCAAGTAGAGTACAAAAGCGGTAAACGCGATAAATATACGGCAGAAAAAGGAAAGAAAATTGATGTGCCGGTTTCCGTGCTGATTGATGGGGGCAGTGCAAGTGCATCCGAAATTTTCTCCTCGGCATTAAGTCAATCTGCCAATATCCCATTAGTCGGTGAAAAATCATTTGGAAAAGGCACCGTCCAATCTGCAGCGGATTTCCCTGATGGTTCCAACCTTAAGTTTACAGAGGCTAAATGGTTGACGCCGAATGGGGACTGGATCCATAAAAAGGGCATTGTCCCTGATTACCAAGTCAAGCTGCCAAGCTATGCCGACCTGCCATATCTGAATCCTGATAAGGAACTGAAAAAAGACATGGTGTCCAGTGACGTTAAGGCGGCTGAAGAAATGCTGCAGGCAGTGGGGCTTAAACCAGGAAAAGTGGATGGTTATTATGACGATAATACCGCTGCCGCAGTTAAGCAGCTTCAAAAAGCGGATAAACTTGAAGTAACTGGTATCCTCAAGGGTGATACAACCCTGGATCTTATGGATAAAGTACGGGAGAAGCTCATAAATAACGATACCCAAGTGAAAAAAGCTGTAGAAGTCTTACAAGAAAAACTCAAGTGA
- a CDS encoding class I SAM-dependent methyltransferase produces MEFTGERIIPEHMKITNGMLLEHLARYHFAIHYAKGRVLDFACGTGYGSNIAAKAKKKVIDEIIAVDIDPETIQYAKQHYYHPSVRYITGDVTDPTLPSSLGQFDVIMSFETLEHVSQENEFMDNLYDLLKPGGTLIVSTPFGSGRGKPTNEPFHVHQLTEDEFKGLFKGYKNTDFYYQKGVLIEPKRKGIHYPIGIAVCEK; encoded by the coding sequence ATGGAATTTACCGGTGAGAGGATCATCCCTGAACACATGAAAATCACGAATGGAATGCTGCTGGAACATCTTGCAAGGTATCACTTTGCCATCCATTACGCGAAGGGTAGGGTGCTGGACTTTGCCTGTGGCACCGGATATGGCTCCAACATTGCAGCAAAGGCGAAAAAGAAGGTGATCGATGAAATCATTGCGGTTGACATTGATCCTGAAACCATACAATATGCAAAACAACATTACTACCACCCTTCCGTCCGGTACATCACTGGGGATGTAACTGATCCAACTTTGCCTTCCTCCTTGGGTCAATTCGATGTCATCATGAGTTTCGAAACGCTTGAGCATGTCTCCCAAGAGAATGAATTCATGGATAATTTATATGATTTGCTTAAGCCTGGAGGGACGCTGATCGTATCAACCCCATTTGGATCTGGAAGAGGCAAGCCAACCAATGAACCCTTTCATGTCCACCAGTTGACTGAAGATGAATTCAAGGGTTTATTCAAGGGATATAAGAATACTGATTTTTATTATCAAAAAGGTGTCTTGATCGAACCAAAAAGAAAAGGAATACATTATCCGATCGGTATAGCGGTTTGTGAAAAATGA
- a CDS encoding CobW family GTP-binding protein, producing the protein MKKINVYVLSGFLGSGKTTLLREFISYEKNAGRLPAVLMNELGSVSIDSDAIDKGTPFTEMLDGCICCTIQEKLEAQLQELLFNYSFDTLIIETTGAAHPVEVVDSIMSPLFADRFDFKGIVTIVDALRWKKRADLSPQVLHLLREQIKHASLILLNKVDLINEMESGTFVFEMQQLNAEAKVLLTKHSQINFVELDNLERIENKKYEPSQLNKNLSLQSMVYTFHRPIELEEFEDWLKSMPDTIFRLKGYILFQHSSLPYSFQYSYGMPIYLKEEMKMPLNLVIIGEGLNKDRIRKELGALEK; encoded by the coding sequence ATGAAAAAAATTAATGTATATGTCTTATCTGGTTTTTTAGGAAGCGGCAAGACCACGCTGCTTCGTGAATTCATTTCATATGAGAAGAATGCAGGCAGGTTGCCAGCAGTTTTGATGAATGAACTGGGAAGTGTATCGATCGACTCGGATGCAATCGATAAGGGGACCCCATTCACTGAAATGCTGGACGGGTGCATCTGCTGTACGATACAGGAAAAGCTTGAGGCGCAATTACAGGAACTGCTGTTCAACTATTCCTTTGATACACTGATCATTGAAACAACTGGGGCTGCCCATCCTGTGGAGGTTGTGGATTCAATTATGTCCCCGTTGTTTGCAGACCGCTTTGACTTTAAAGGGATCGTTACGATTGTGGATGCCCTGCGATGGAAAAAAAGGGCTGATTTAAGTCCGCAAGTGCTGCATTTGCTTAGAGAACAAATCAAACATGCAAGCCTTATCTTGCTCAATAAGGTGGACTTAATCAACGAAATGGAAAGCGGAACGTTTGTATTCGAAATGCAGCAGCTCAATGCGGAAGCCAAAGTGCTGCTTACAAAGCATTCACAAATCAACTTTGTTGAATTGGATAATCTTGAAAGAATTGAAAACAAAAAATATGAGCCTTCCCAGCTGAACAAAAATTTGTCCCTTCAATCGATGGTTTATACTTTTCATCGGCCCATTGAGTTGGAGGAATTTGAAGACTGGCTGAAATCAATGCCTGATACCATCTTTCGTTTAAAAGGGTACATTTTATTTCAACATTCTTCGCTTCCTTACTCATTCCAATATTCATATGGCATGCCCATCTATTTGAAAGAAGAAATGAAAATGCCGCTTAATTTGGTCATCATTGGCGAGGGATTGAACAAAGACAGGATTCGAAAAGAATTAGGGGCACTCGAAAAGTGA
- a CDS encoding MarR family winged helix-turn-helix transcriptional regulator, translating into MNEDKLFELETLFRTVFRQMRNELRSLMGEYLSTNEFIVLKNIDDGTVKASDLSKALNVSASHITTITDSLFEKDLISRQRSSSDRRVVFLILTSLGKELIVKIEKRKSEYFKNRFDVLSEMEVEQFITLFKKMDASKHGHD; encoded by the coding sequence TTGAATGAAGATAAATTGTTTGAACTGGAGACCCTGTTTCGAACAGTATTTAGGCAAATGAGGAATGAACTAAGGAGTTTGATGGGCGAGTATTTAAGCACAAATGAATTCATCGTCCTTAAGAATATTGATGATGGCACCGTGAAAGCCTCAGATCTTTCGAAAGCCTTGAATGTGTCAGCAAGTCACATTACTACAATCACGGATTCGCTTTTTGAAAAGGATTTGATATCGCGTCAACGATCCAGCAGCGATAGACGAGTTGTGTTTCTCATACTAACTTCATTGGGAAAAGAATTAATCGTCAAAATCGAAAAACGTAAATCCGAATATTTTAAAAATCGATTCGATGTCCTTTCAGAAATGGAAGTTGAACAATTTATCACTTTGTTTAAAAAAATGGATGCATCAAAACATGGCCATGATTAG
- a CDS encoding MDR family MFS transporter, whose protein sequence is MEHLEQRKKVFIMLAIMSAMLFAALNQTIVGTALPRIIADLGGMKFYSWVFTIYMLTSSITAVLVGKLSDIYGRKPFILIGIGIFTIGSFLSGFSNTIIQLIVFRGIQGFGAGMIMSTAFASIGDLFAPRERGRWQGLMSAVFGLASVFGPTLGGYIVDNADWHWVFWVFLPFGAVALIMIWTLFPSQAKKGNSSIDYFGSLMLSLTIIPLLLAFTWGGKDYEWASVQIIGLFAGTIIALILFIIIENKASNPVLPLALFKNNIFSLSNLIGFLLGAGMFGAIMYMPMFVQGVIGTSATKSGLVMMPMTLSMVVASAIGGQLITKTGKYKIIALAGLLIMGSGLFLLSEMSADTSNYRAVMNMITVGIGLGLSFPVFTLTIQNAVEHKHLGVATASAQLFRQIGGTVGVAVLGTVMNSKMTEKMKELGHQAQGGTDAIPPAMKAKLSVLQDPQLLMDPEKLEKATAGFPPEMKQLLEHLLAFTREALSFALTNVFFIGALIIAAAFCLTLFMKEIPLRQSNKGETIIKEEDKPTLRSQTS, encoded by the coding sequence TTGGAACATCTTGAACAGCGAAAAAAGGTTTTTATCATGCTTGCCATCATGTCAGCTATGCTTTTTGCTGCATTAAACCAGACAATTGTCGGAACCGCATTGCCGAGAATCATAGCAGATCTCGGTGGTATGAAGTTTTACAGCTGGGTTTTTACCATTTATATGCTGACCAGCTCGATTACGGCAGTGTTAGTGGGGAAATTGTCTGACATTTACGGACGTAAGCCATTCATTCTTATTGGTATAGGAATTTTTACGATAGGTTCATTTTTATCAGGTTTCTCAAACACAATCATTCAACTGATTGTATTCCGTGGAATTCAGGGGTTTGGAGCAGGAATGATCATGTCAACCGCCTTTGCATCCATTGGGGATTTATTTGCGCCAAGGGAACGTGGAAGATGGCAAGGTTTAATGAGTGCAGTATTTGGCTTGGCAAGTGTATTTGGGCCAACACTCGGCGGATATATTGTCGACAATGCTGATTGGCATTGGGTATTCTGGGTATTCCTCCCATTTGGTGCGGTTGCACTCATCATGATCTGGACGCTTTTCCCTTCCCAAGCGAAAAAAGGGAACAGTTCGATCGATTATTTCGGTTCATTGATGCTTTCCTTGACAATCATTCCATTGTTGCTTGCATTTACTTGGGGCGGGAAAGATTATGAATGGGCTTCTGTACAAATCATAGGATTATTTGCAGGGACAATAATTGCATTAATTTTATTTATTATTATTGAAAATAAAGCAAGTAACCCGGTCCTGCCATTGGCATTATTCAAAAACAATATTTTCTCCCTTTCAAATTTGATCGGCTTCCTATTGGGAGCTGGTATGTTCGGTGCCATTATGTACATGCCGATGTTCGTTCAAGGGGTGATCGGCACCTCGGCAACGAAGTCTGGGCTTGTCATGATGCCGATGACTTTAAGTATGGTAGTGGCGAGTGCCATTGGCGGGCAATTGATCACCAAGACAGGAAAGTATAAAATCATTGCTTTGGCTGGTTTACTGATCATGGGCAGTGGATTATTCCTTTTATCAGAGATGAGCGCTGATACTTCCAATTATAGAGCGGTCATGAATATGATTACAGTCGGAATTGGACTTGGCTTAAGCTTCCCTGTATTTACTTTGACGATCCAAAATGCGGTCGAGCATAAGCATCTTGGTGTTGCTACGGCATCAGCTCAATTGTTCAGACAAATTGGCGGAACCGTCGGAGTAGCAGTCCTTGGAACTGTCATGAACTCTAAGATGACTGAGAAAATGAAAGAACTTGGTCATCAGGCCCAAGGCGGAACAGATGCAATCCCGCCAGCAATGAAAGCGAAATTAAGTGTTCTGCAGGATCCACAGCTTCTGATGGATCCGGAAAAACTTGAGAAAGCAACTGCTGGCTTCCCTCCTGAAATGAAGCAATTGCTCGAGCACCTGCTTGCGTTCACGAGGGAAGCCTTGAGCTTCGCCTTAACGAATGTGTTCTTCATCGGTGCGTTGATCATTGCAGCTGCATTTTGTTTGACGCTGTTCATGAAGGAGATTCCTTTAAGGCAATCCAATAAAGGTGAAACAATTATAAAGGAAGAAGATAAACCAACCCTTCGATCTCAGACAAGCTGA
- a CDS encoding DNA alkylation repair protein: MTSPYRCPNCKTNRTRFNIIQQIPQAVKMDPQTGDVVQQYESNELEPFHLAYNGPENKIQCAACGLVEDERTFIKFGESKS; the protein is encoded by the coding sequence ATGACTTCACCATATCGTTGCCCGAACTGCAAGACAAACCGTACCCGTTTTAATATTATACAGCAGATTCCTCAAGCAGTGAAAATGGACCCTCAAACGGGAGACGTGGTTCAACAATATGAAAGCAATGAACTCGAACCCTTCCATCTTGCCTATAATGGCCCTGAAAACAAGATACAATGCGCCGCTTGCGGACTGGTTGAAGATGAAAGGACATTCATCAAATTCGGGGAAAGCAAATCATAA
- a CDS encoding CAP domain-containing protein — protein MNKKALLSTAASLALLASPLAGIGKADAASNSNCPQAQAQNVKLYQLKTNNVQEANAWVQNILSKYNVKYNFQLPEQVQKQVQQKAQQQPQKQEQAQPAQAAPKAEAPKATQNTPAPAKQQQSQAQPADTQQKASADQNSSLSQFEQQVVDLTNKERTQRGLSPLKVDKNLSNMAREKSADMQRNHYFDHQSPTYGSPFDMMKKWGIDYRSAGENIAMGQQSPQEVVTAWMNSQGHRENILNPDYTHIGVGYVKDGNYWTQEFIGK, from the coding sequence ATGAATAAGAAAGCTTTATTATCAACTGCAGCTTCACTTGCATTATTAGCATCTCCATTAGCAGGTATCGGTAAAGCCGACGCTGCTTCAAATTCTAATTGCCCGCAAGCGCAAGCTCAGAATGTTAAACTCTATCAATTAAAAACAAATAATGTCCAAGAAGCAAATGCTTGGGTTCAAAATATACTATCTAAATATAATGTAAAATATAATTTCCAGCTTCCTGAACAAGTTCAAAAGCAAGTTCAGCAAAAAGCTCAGCAACAGCCGCAAAAACAAGAGCAAGCTCAGCCAGCTCAAGCTGCACCAAAAGCAGAGGCTCCTAAAGCGACTCAAAATACGCCTGCCCCTGCCAAACAGCAGCAATCACAAGCACAGCCTGCTGACACACAGCAAAAAGCAAGTGCGGATCAAAACAGCTCTTTAAGCCAATTTGAACAACAAGTAGTTGACTTAACAAATAAAGAACGTACTCAACGTGGATTATCTCCTTTGAAAGTTGATAAAAACTTGAGCAACATGGCGCGTGAGAAGTCTGCAGATATGCAGCGCAACCATTATTTCGATCACCAAAGCCCAACTTACGGCTCTCCGTTCGATATGATGAAAAAATGGGGAATTGACTACCGTTCTGCAGGTGAAAACATTGCAATGGGTCAACAATCTCCACAGGAAGTTGTTACTGCATGGATGAATTCTCAAGGTCACCGTGAAAATATCCTTAACCCTGACTACACTCACATTGGTGTAGGATATGTTAAGGACGGCAACTATTGGACTCAAGAATTCATCGGAAAATAA
- a CDS encoding SDR family oxidoreductase: MIRRTALITGGAKGIGKMTAMALAASGVNVAINYRNSERQAKELAASINEQYNVRAASFKGDISNHEDCRGLVEDILEIFPSIDILVHNAGPYVKERKSVDEYDVDQWQYIINGNLNSVFYLTKEILPIMRKRNWGRIITYGFDRVDTAPGWIYRSAFAAAKTAVASLTKTIALEEAANGITANMVCPGDIIGEWKEKRIEDAQETNDQTTPVGRPGTGDDVARVISFLCEDQSSFLTGSVIPITGAKDVLGKVFYQD, encoded by the coding sequence TTGATAAGAAGAACAGCACTAATAACCGGGGGAGCAAAGGGAATTGGAAAGATGACTGCGATGGCTTTAGCTGCCAGCGGTGTGAATGTGGCCATTAATTATCGAAACAGCGAGAGGCAGGCAAAGGAATTAGCCGCTTCAATAAATGAACAATATAATGTGAGGGCGGCTTCCTTCAAGGGAGATATTTCAAACCATGAAGATTGCCGCGGTTTAGTGGAAGATATACTCGAAATCTTCCCATCCATTGATATCCTTGTCCATAATGCAGGACCTTATGTGAAGGAGCGGAAATCAGTGGATGAATATGATGTAGATCAATGGCAATATATTATCAACGGAAACTTAAATAGTGTATTTTATTTAACTAAAGAAATCCTCCCAATAATGAGAAAAAGAAATTGGGGAAGAATAATTACATATGGATTTGATCGAGTGGATACTGCTCCCGGATGGATTTACAGATCTGCATTCGCAGCAGCCAAAACCGCTGTTGCTTCCCTGACCAAGACAATCGCATTGGAAGAAGCGGCAAATGGCATCACTGCTAATATGGTATGCCCAGGAGATATCATCGGCGAATGGAAAGAGAAAAGGATCGAGGATGCCCAGGAGACGAACGATCAAACGACTCCTGTTGGAAGACCTGGAACCGGAGATGATGTTGCCCGAGTCATTTCATTCCTATGCGAGGACCAATCCAGCTTCCTCACTGGGAGCGTAATTCCCATTACGGGAGCCAAGGATGTCCTTGGAAAAGTCTTTTACCAGGATTAA
- a CDS encoding TrkH family potassium uptake protein: MNYNKFIRMTPSQLLFTIFGIFIILGGCLLKLPFATNGPLPWVDAFFTATSAMTVTGLATVDTGSHFTHFGQIIIALLIQLGGLGIMSFAVLIFIMLGRKIGIKERIIIQQALNQVNLGGVISLVRNLFIFSISIELAAMFFLAFKWVPEYGWKQGMFDSFFHAISAFNNAGFALWPDSLIRYANDPIINIVITGLFIIGGIGFTVLVDIFKKKSWSKLTLHSKLMITSTFVINILSMAAIFLLEYSNPKTLGPLGMGEKLWTSYFQAVTPRTAGFNTLDISSLNESTIFLFLILMFIGAGSASTGGGIKLTTFLVICLSVLSFLRGKEDIHIFRRTIKARLVTKVLAITMTSIAVVVVAVFILNITEKAPFISVLFEVVSAFGTVGLSIGLTSTLSLIGKLVIISVMFAGKLGPLTLAYLLAKPNKAKYKFPDEDIMTG, translated from the coding sequence ATGAACTATAACAAATTCATTCGAATGACCCCATCACAGCTCTTATTTACTATTTTCGGCATTTTTATCATACTGGGAGGCTGTCTTTTAAAATTGCCTTTCGCCACTAACGGTCCCCTTCCTTGGGTCGATGCCTTTTTTACTGCAACGTCAGCTATGACCGTAACAGGCTTGGCAACGGTCGATACAGGATCGCATTTCACCCACTTTGGCCAAATCATCATTGCCTTATTGATTCAATTGGGCGGATTAGGGATAATGTCCTTTGCGGTCTTAATATTTATCATGCTCGGCAGGAAAATAGGGATCAAAGAACGGATCATCATCCAACAAGCCTTGAATCAGGTGAATTTGGGAGGCGTAATCAGTCTCGTAAGAAACCTGTTTATTTTCTCCATTTCCATTGAGCTTGCAGCAATGTTTTTTTTGGCATTCAAATGGGTGCCTGAATATGGTTGGAAGCAAGGGATGTTCGATAGTTTCTTCCATGCCATTTCCGCTTTCAATAATGCAGGATTTGCATTATGGCCGGACAGTTTGATAAGGTATGCAAATGATCCGATCATCAATATTGTCATTACCGGCCTCTTTATTATCGGAGGAATTGGATTCACTGTCCTCGTGGATATTTTTAAAAAGAAAAGCTGGTCAAAATTGACGCTTCACTCCAAACTTATGATCACGTCAACATTTGTGATTAATATCTTATCCATGGCCGCCATTTTCCTATTGGAATATTCGAACCCAAAAACACTTGGTCCACTTGGTATGGGAGAAAAACTTTGGACATCCTACTTCCAAGCAGTCACACCAAGGACAGCTGGTTTCAATACACTTGATATCTCCAGCCTGAATGAGTCAACGATCTTTCTATTCTTAATCTTGATGTTCATCGGGGCGGGAAGTGCTTCAACCGGGGGCGGTATCAAATTGACTACATTTTTGGTCATTTGTTTGTCGGTACTGTCATTTTTAAGAGGAAAAGAAGATATACATATTTTTCGAAGGACGATAAAAGCGAGGCTTGTTACAAAGGTTCTAGCGATCACCATGACAAGTATAGCCGTTGTTGTCGTAGCTGTTTTTATCCTGAACATCACTGAAAAGGCACCATTTATATCTGTATTATTTGAAGTCGTTTCTGCATTCGGCACCGTCGGCCTCTCAATCGGACTCACATCAACTTTGTCTTTGATCGGGAAGCTTGTCATTATATCCGTAATGTTCGCCGGTAAACTCGGTCCTTTGACATTGGCCTATTTATTGGCAAAACCGAATAAAGCTAAATACAAATTTCCGGATGAAGATATTATGACTGGTTAA